In the genome of Bacillus sp. SM2101, the window ATACAATTCCCCCAGCGTTTTCCATTACTGAAGCAATAAGCGTAATCCATTCTGCCTTTAAAAATTCTGCACGATCTGTTAAAGCTGGATTTTGCAGTGCATTACCAAAAGCTAATAAAATACCAGCTGCTGGTAATATCGCTACTGGAAGCATTAATGACTTCCCGACCTTTTGTAAAACACCAAAGGCTTTTTTAAACATGTGAGTTTCCTCCTAATCATGGATGAAATATTCGAAAGCTGCTCATAATGTTATATTGTGCAAACGATTACTTTTTAAACAAATAAAAACAGGCATGAGTAAGAAAATGGTAAACAACAGAGAATACAGCTGTTGTTTATATCATTTCTTTACTCATGCCTGATCGAATCAGTAACACGTAAAGTATAATACCTATAATTCAGTTTTAGTTGAAAGCCTTTGCAAATGCAATGTCAAATACACTGCTTCTGCATGATAGACTGGTAATTGTAACGTTTGCTGCATAACTTTGATCAACTTCCAAGCAACATTATAACACAAGGGATATTCCTCTTTCAATACCTCAGCTAATTTTTTTGGTTCAACTACAAGTTCACCAGATTTGACTCGCTCTATCGCAAATTGCAAATGACGTACAAGCCGTAAATAATTCACATCAGAATAATTCACTTCTACTTCTAACGAATCTTCAATAATTTCAATTAACTTATGTATGAGCTGAGAGTTTTGATTAACTTCATGTAAATTGCGATTTGTAATTGCACTATGTATGTGTAGTGCAATAAAGCCAATCTCTCCTTCTGGAAGTGATACGTGTAAAGTTTCTTCTAGAAACTTTACAACAGCTGAAGCTGTTTCATATTCCTTCGGGTACAGCGCATGTGTTTCTAATAAAAATGGGTTATGTATTTCTAATCCTTCTTCAAGCCTCTTAATTGTAAATGCCAGATGGTCCGTTAAGCCTATATGAATATGCTCGTTTAATGGCTTATTTAATCGCTTATTAATCATATGAATAATATCATTCATAATAGCTATAAAGTCTTCATCGATATTTGGTATTAACTTCTTATACTGTTCTTGCTCCTTCTCACTTTTTAAAACGAACATTTTTTCAATTGTCGACTGTGGTATGTCATCGTTCTTCTTTTTGCCGAAGCCAATGCCTTTACCAATGACAATCACTTCTCCATATGATTCATGTTTAGCTATGAGCACATTATTATTTAACACTTTTACGACGGTAAAGTTCTGCAAGGTGCTCCCTCCTTTTACAACACACACTTGGCTACATAGTAACGAAAGAGGTAGCACTTCGTCAATGGAAATAGCTAGTTATTTACTCTCCATTCTTACTATCAAGTTCAACTGTCACGAAGTAGACACTTTCATATTGTTGAATGATCCTATTTATTTCCTTTCCAACACCTTCAAACACGTTATTACTTGTACTAATTAAACCTTCATTATGGTTTATATTGTATGCTACAATTTGCGGCTTGTTTACATAAAGTACTCTCTCATTTGATAATTGGGAGGACATTGCACGTCCAGAATTGTTGTTAGCCAATATTAAATTCGAATTAAACTTTCTAAATCCTGATTCAGTAACAACTGCTCCATCCCATCTTATATGCTTATCATCATTAAATTCTTCCTTTACTTTACTTATAAGGACGGTGTTTACATCTTCATCCAATCGAACATCCATTCCAGCAACTTCTTTTAATAGATCCCCATTCTCATAATAATCAATACTAATATTTATATTGATTATTAGTCGTTCTATCATTTACCTTAACATCAAATGCAAACAATTGATCTCCAGCTATTGATTTAAGTAAATTTTTTTCTCTTTGATCTGACTCCATCTTGGTCTTTCATGCAGCTAGACATTATGAATAGAGCCAACAAACAATACAATATTCTCCCCAATGACATCCCCTTCTATGTATAAGATATAATTAGTAAATTTTATCAATAATAAACATTTTTTTCTATAAAAAAATTACCCCTGAGACCAACACTGTATTAGGGCAATAACTACACATTGAATTTTCTGAAAAATACATTTCCATTTACAACGAACTTCAATTATGTTATCACTTTTATATTGGAGGGATAATTAATGATAAAACTTATTGTATCTGACTTAGATGGAACATTATTGAATTTTAATAAGCAAGTAACCGATGAAGATATAGATGCCCTAAAAAGAGCAAATGAGCAAAATATTACATTTGCCATTGCAACTGGTCGAATGGAGCCAGAGGTCCTTGAGGTTTTAAAGGTTGTAAACGATCGCTTTCACCGTATTAGTCAAAATGGGGCCTTTGTAATTACAAATGACAACGAAGTATTACATCACACAACATTTTCTCCAGCAATTGCTCATGACATATATAAGTACACACGTGATCAAAACGACATCATTACATTGGTTTGTCACGACAATACTAATTATGCTGAGAAAATTGATGAGCATATTGAAAGAATACAAGGTCGTATGTTTTTCCCAATAGTTGAAAAACCAAATTTATTAGCAGAAATGAAGGCAGGAATGGCACCAACAAAAATAATTATTGGTGGCTATGACGTACAAAAACATGAAAAAAACTTATTAGAGCTGTTCCCTACACAACTTGATGCTTTTGTATCTGAGGAGAATTGTTTAGATGTGATGCCTAAAAATATTAGTAAAGGTAATGCTATACAAAATTTACTAAATCACCTTAATTTATCTACTGATGAAATTGCATGTATTGGTGATTCTTTTAACGATATACCGATGTTTAAATTAACTGCCAATAGTTATGCAATGTCTGAAGCACATCCAGATGTTAAAAAGGAAGCCAAGTATGTTGTAAATTCAGTTAGTGAAGCAATCGATCATGTCATTAACCAAAATCAATTGCAAGAAAATGTTGTTTTATAACTAAAAGATCTCTTAAGATGTTATAAGAGATGATGCCCCCTATCATATTCCCTATATCCTATATCATGGGGTGGCAGCCTCTTTATTTATCGAATATTCATGAAATTTATGTAATTACACTTCATTTTACCTAATCCACCAAAAAAACGACAAACGCTTCTCACATATGCACTCAAATTGTAAGAATAAAACTTTCTTTTGCTAATTATCACTAGTTTTGTCACACGTAAAGGAATCTTTCCATACATAAAGAATTTGTAGACTATGACTTGTATGGGAGGAGATAAGCAAATGAATACATCTGAATTTGCGTATAAACTTGGTGTTTCCCCGAAAACAATTCGCCGCTGGATACAATATTTTGAGTTACCATTTAACAAAAATGATAATGGGCATTACTTATTTACTCATGAAGACGAGGAATTATTTCGCCATATTCAAAAACAATTGAATAGTGGTGTTGTGATGAAGGACGTGCAGTTAATAAAAGTACGGAAAGGAGTATTATCAAATACGAATACCCAGGTCAATGAGAATCATAAACCACCTACGACTTACTTACAAAAATCTGATTTGGTACAGCTTATTGATCAAGTAAAAAACATTGAACAAAGCTTGGACAAGAAAGCAGATGAAGTTGTATCATACCAACTATTACAACATCGTAAAGAAATCGACATGTTACAAAAAAATGTCATTTCACTAGAAAAGAAAATTGAAGAAATTGAAGACAAATACGCACAAATATTAACACAACAAAAGTCAACGGAACCAATTACACAAAAGAAAAAAAATTTCATATCAGCAATCTTTAATTAAGGCTCTTTTCAGCAGGTTTGTTCTAAATGTATAAAACCTAAAATGAGCTGCTGTGTTATAGTAAAAGTTATCAAAAGTACGATCACTAATTAGATTAAGGGTTATTTCTTGACAGGTAACTAGACAAGTATTGATATTATTATAAGGATGCTTTCGCATTGATTGTTGTTTTTCGTATTAAGATATAAATACCTACACAACTTGAGTTCGTGGCATCATTTCTTCTGTACAACAATGAATAGCGTTATTAATCTACTTTTTATAGTACGAATTTGAAAACAAATGGTAACATTGTTTTCGCAAAGAGCCATTCATAAACAATTGCTATAGTTTCACTAATTAGAACTTCAAGAAGTGGTATTATACAGATATCATCTTTTTATCAATAAAATCTGGGGTTTCTAAGTACGAAAAACAACAATCATTATGAACGTTATACAAGGGGAAGCATCATGAAAAAAATAATACTAATTGGTTAGGGCGGATCAGGAAAATCTACACTAGCAAGGAGATTAGGTGATGAACTCAAAATAGATGTCTATCATCTCGACGCGTTATTTTGGAAACCTAATTGGGTTAGTGTTCCAAAAGATGAGCAGTGTACCATGCAAAAAGATTTAGTGAAAAAAGAAAAATGGATTATTGATGGAAACTACAGTGGAACGTTGGATATAAGACTTAATTCAGCAGACACGATCATTTTTCTTGATATTCATAGAACGATATGCATGTATCGTGCATTCAAAAGAATGTTACTGTATCGAAATAAAACGAGACCAGATATGGGAGAAGCTTGCGAAGAAAGGTTTGACTTAGCTTTTTTTAAATGGATTTGGGATTATCCAAAAACTAAAAGGCCTGAAATTGTAAAGAGACTGGAGCAATTTTCTAATGACAAGAACATTTTTGTACTTAAATCTCCAAAAGAAGTACAAAAATTTTTAAAACACCAGCTATTATAAATTGTTAACTTTATTTTTAGAAAGCAGTATACTACAATATAAGAAGGCTTGGATTTACTTTATCCAAGCCTTCTTATATGTTCTGAAATTAATGTTTGTTTAGCTTTCTTTCTAGTAGCCTATAGCCTTCTTTTTTCGTAGACCCTGTTCCTTTTGTCACCAAATAAATTGAATGATAGTACCAAAAAGGATATAAAACCTAGCCCATACATTTTCTATATGTGGTACGGTGATCCAGCTTAATTAATGATGCGTACAGCTTTTACTGCAAATGGACGCCAATAAGTATTTAAATCAGCTTTTGTTACCCCTGTTGAACTTCCTGCATGAAGGATTGTGTCTGAATCAACGACGATAGATACGTGATTGATGACCCCATCTTTAGTCGTATCAAAGAAAATCAAGTCACCTTTTCGAATATCAGAAATCGCTACAGGTGTCCCCTGCTTTGATTGCTCTACTGAAGTACGTGGCAGTTTAATACCATTATTTTCATTAAAAGCTCTATACGTAAAGGAAGAACAGTCGAACGCATCAGTTCTTGTCACTGAAGCTCCATATAAATAAGAAGCACCAATATATTTCATTCCTGTTGACACGACTTGATCAGCCTTTTCTTCCCATGTGCTTAATTCTTTATTACTTGCTGATGGAATTTGGATAGCTTGTCCTATGTAAATTATATTAGGATTTTGAACTTGTGGATTTGCTTTTGTTAATTCAGCTAAAGTGGTTTGATGCTTGTTCGCTATTTTTGAAAGTGTATCCCCAGATTGAACTGTATAAGATGCAGCTAATGCACTTTCACCAAACCATAAAGAACCTAAAATTGTACCAGCAACTATCAATTTTTTCATATCATTTCTCTCTCCCTTTCACACTACTTTTTCTGTCTAAATAAATCATAACACTGTTCAATTATCATTTTTTCTACCATATACATCCAAAGTTGCCCTATTTCAAAATGATAGGTCTATAGTCTGGTGTAGCTTAACATTTAGTTTACAATGCTGTAACTATTATCGTTTAGTTAGACTTTTGTTGGAGTTCAAACGCCACACTTACCATTAATTACTATATAAAATATTCTTAATGATAAGTGGATAACCAATAGAGTACACGCTTATCTGTTTGTTATTGTGGTAATGCTATGTTCAATACTGATCAAATTTTGTCATGGAATAATAAAGAGCTGAGAACTATAGTGTTAATGACTATTTTTTCACATAAAAACACAATCTAATATGAGTAAAAAGTACATTGTCTACCATACTAACATTGTGTTTATTTTTACAACTACGAAAGGGTGATTATTTTGGAAAAAAAAGGGAGACAAAATAAAGTGTCAAAAGAAGTAGCAAACCCAACAGTATCAGCAGCTGAGGCTGAATTTGCAAATGAACTGAGTGAAACGACTGAAAAGCAATCTAGAAAAAACAATAAAAGATAAAAAAAATAAACCTCACACTATGAATGTTGTGAGGTTTACTTTTCCATGATCCATTATAATCATTTTATTGTTACGAAGTTCTTTCTACAAGAGCTTATCATTGATTTGACCAATATTTTTTTGTTTGATTGGTAAGATAATTTCTACTCGTGTACCTTCTCCAGGATTACTATAAAATGACATTTGCCCTTTATGTTGTTCAATTATTTTATAACTAATCATTAACCCTAATCCTGTACCTTTTTCCTTCGTTGAATAAAAAGGTTCCCCTAAGTTTTTCAATCTATCCTTAGGTATGCCACATCCATTATCAACAACTGCAACTGTTACAATATCATTTTTTCTATGTGTAGACATCGTAATAAATCCAGTATCCATCGATTCAATTGCGTTTTGAATAATATTCGTAAATACTTGGATTAACATTTCATCTTCGCATTCCACTAGTGGAATAGTTTCATCAAACTGTGCACCGAGTTCAATATTATGTAAATCAGTATTTGTTTTAACCAAAGTAATAGCTCTATTAATAATGCTATGAAGATCATTCATTTCAAAAGATGATGTTGATTTTGTTTTTGCTAATGATAAAAACTCATCTATGATTGTTTCGACTGTAGACAATTCATTCATCATAATAGCTGCGTGTTGTTCATTGTACTCTTTCGTCATTTGAAATAACTGTGTAAACCCTTTAATTGTAGTTAATGGATTTCTAATTTCATGTGCAACGCCGGCTGCAAGTTTACCTACTAACGCCAATTTTTCTGATTTAACCAACATTTCTTCATATTTTTTTCTTTCTGTTATGTCACGTGCAATGACTTGAATGGCTTCTTCTTCCTCATATACCGTTTTTGTAGCTGTATATTCAATTACACGTTCACCTTTATTTGTTATGACTATTTGTTCTTCGTTTGTGTAAGAATTCCCCATTAAAAGCTGATTATAATTATACTCAGCAAGTTCAACCCGATCTTTTGTAAAATAATCATAAATATTCGAACCAATTATTTCTTCTTTACTAAATCCTGATAATTCACATCCAGCTGGGTTTACGAAAATCACTTTTTCATCACGTACAACATAAAACGCCTGTAATGAATCTTGAATTAAGGTTTCGTATTTTTCCTTACTTTCTAATAGTTCTTTTTCTATACTTTTACGATGGGTTATATCATGAATTTGAACTATAGCAAATTGTGGGCTTTTATCTTCGTTTCTTTGAAGGATACCTTTTAATTCTCCCCAAACGATTCGTCCTGATTTATGTATATATCTTTTTTCTGTTGCAATCTCATCGATATGCCCAGTTAACAAACAGCTAATTTTATGTAAATCACGTTTATAGTCATCTGGATGTGAAATTTCTTCAACAGTTTTGCAGCACAGCTCTTCCCTTGTATACCCAAGAAATTTACAAAAAGCATCATTTATTGCAAGCGGTATTCCTACCTCACCTTGACAATCATATATTGCCATGGCTATTCCTGCCGATTCAAATGCTAGTTTGTATAAATTTTTAATATTCATAGACTTCACCCGTCAATCATATTAATTTATATTTTTAATTATAGAACGATTAGTATAAAAATGGTATAAATATGTTTGATAATCTAATAGATTTGACGTTACTGTGACTTTTAAGCTGTTGACTTCACACCAAAATTGCTATAATAAACCATAATTAATGAACAATGCATAACATAAAATGAATTGAGCATGAAGAGATATTAACGGAGGTTGATGACATGGAAGTTGGTTTTTATGGAGATAAATTTATTGATATTAATGAAAAGGTCGTACCGATCCAAGAAAGAGGGCATCAATTTGGAGATGGAATATATGAAGTTATTCGAGTTTATGATGGCAAACCATTTTTATTAAAAGCACATTTAAACCGACTTGAAATGAGTGCTAAGGAAATATTAATCGATTTACCTTTTTCTCTAGTAAAAGTGAACGAACTAATATTAGAGGGGATAACGCGATCGGAATTGAAAGATGCACAAGTATATATTCAAGTAACTAGGGGAATCGCACCGAGAGATCATATATTTCCTAATGTCCCCGCACAGTTTTCAATGACTGTACGCCCCTCACGTCATGTAGACCTTGTCAAACGACAAAACGGAGTAGCTCTTCAATCATTCGAAGACACCCGTTGGGCGAATTGTTTCATCAAATCGCTAAATTTATTACCAAATGTCATTGCAAAACAAAAGGCTTCTGAAGCAGGTTATGACGAAGCAGTCTTTATACGTAATGGCATTGTGACAGAATGCTCTAGTTGTAATTTATTTGCTGTAAGAGATGGTGTTGTCTACACACATCCAGCAACAAACCACATTTTACATGGTATTACAAGGGAAGCAGTCATCAATATTGCATCTCAAAATGATCTTTCCGTAAAAGAACATCCTTTTGATATTGATTTTCTTTACAATGCTGATGAAGTTTTTATAACGAGTACATCAATCGAAATATTACCTGTCAATAAAATTGACAACATGAATATATCAATGAATAACCCTATAACAAAGCAACTTATTTCAGCTTTCCAACAATTAAAGGAACAATAAACAGATTAGAAATCATGCTAATGAACAGTTAACCCTTAAGTAATATAAGATGTGTGAAACGGTGATATAAAGACCATATCACCGTTTTTTTTGCTTTATATATTCAATCAATTAATTAAAATATCTAAAAATGTATGTTTTCATCATGTCTAAACGTACAATCAGAGTTTAAATAATTCCATAAAATATTAATATATCAAGAAAGGAGGAATGGTAATTATGAGTAATTTCGGCGGTATCTTTGCCTTAGTTATTGTACTTTTTGTGCTCTTGATTATCATCGGCTGTGCTTGTGGCCAAGGATTTTATTAATTCCTAATCTACACAGCATAAAAACTCCCTAATTCAACCAATCATACTTCACATTTACTCAATTGTACTTTCTATCCTTCCCATGATAAAGCTTCTATCATTCATTTTTTGTGAGGTGATATAATCACCTCCCTAACACAAAAAAGTAAAATAATGTTAAATTCGGGAGAGTATTTAATTAAAAGGAGTTAACTACACAAGAAAGGAGGTTTGAGCTTATGTGTGGATACGGTGGCGTAGCACCAGGCTACGGTTACGGTGGCGGGGGCTTCGGCTCTGGCTTCGCGCTAATTGTTGTCCTATTCATTTTGTTAATTATCGTATTAGGAACGTTAGCATTTGTTTCTTATTAGAGAACCGAAGACAGCATCTTAGAATATCATACTAAACAGACTAAATCACTTCGAACATTTAGTCTGTTTATTTTGTTATAAATTAAGGGTGCTTTCACAATTCTTACGAAGAAATAGTTTGTTTACACTTGGAGTTGGTAGTATTTTTTCTTTGAAATAGGATGTTTTAGCATTGACTGTTTTTTTCCTACGAAGAAATAAACACCTACATAACTA includes:
- a CDS encoding YjcZ family sporulation protein gives rise to the protein MVIMSNFGGIFALVIVLFVLLIIIGCACGQGFY
- the dat gene encoding D-amino-acid transaminase, with amino-acid sequence MEVGFYGDKFIDINEKVVPIQERGHQFGDGIYEVIRVYDGKPFLLKAHLNRLEMSAKEILIDLPFSLVKVNELILEGITRSELKDAQVYIQVTRGIAPRDHIFPNVPAQFSMTVRPSRHVDLVKRQNGVALQSFEDTRWANCFIKSLNLLPNVIAKQKASEAGYDEAVFIRNGIVTECSSCNLFAVRDGVVYTHPATNHILHGITREAVINIASQNDLSVKEHPFDIDFLYNADEVFITSTSIEILPVNKIDNMNISMNNPITKQLISAFQQLKEQ
- a CDS encoding HAD family hydrolase, with protein sequence MIKLIVSDLDGTLLNFNKQVTDEDIDALKRANEQNITFAIATGRMEPEVLEVLKVVNDRFHRISQNGAFVITNDNEVLHHTTFSPAIAHDIYKYTRDQNDIITLVCHDNTNYAEKIDEHIERIQGRMFFPIVEKPNLLAEMKAGMAPTKIIIGGYDVQKHEKNLLELFPTQLDAFVSEENCLDVMPKNISKGNAIQNLLNHLNLSTDEIACIGDSFNDIPMFKLTANSYAMSEAHPDVKKEAKYVVNSVSEAIDHVINQNQLQENVVL
- a CDS encoding NlpC/P60 family protein; translated protein: MKKLIVAGTILGSLWFGESALAASYTVQSGDTLSKIANKHQTTLAELTKANPQVQNPNIIYIGQAIQIPSASNKELSTWEEKADQVVSTGMKYIGASYLYGASVTRTDAFDCSSFTYRAFNENNGIKLPRTSVEQSKQGTPVAISDIRKGDLIFFDTTKDGVINHVSIVVDSDTILHAGSSTGVTKADLNTYWRPFAVKAVRIIN
- a CDS encoding MerR family transcriptional regulator — its product is MNTSEFAYKLGVSPKTIRRWIQYFELPFNKNDNGHYLFTHEDEELFRHIQKQLNSGVVMKDVQLIKVRKGVLSNTNTQVNENHKPPTTYLQKSDLVQLIDQVKNIEQSLDKKADEVVSYQLLQHRKEIDMLQKNVISLEKKIEEIEDKYAQILTQQKSTEPITQKKKNFISAIFN
- a CDS encoding transcription antiterminator, producing the protein MQNFTVVKVLNNNVLIAKHESYGEVIVIGKGIGFGKKKNDDIPQSTIEKMFVLKSEKEQEQYKKLIPNIDEDFIAIMNDIIHMINKRLNKPLNEHIHIGLTDHLAFTIKRLEEGLEIHNPFLLETHALYPKEYETASAVVKFLEETLHVSLPEGEIGFIALHIHSAITNRNLHEVNQNSQLIHKLIEIIEDSLEVEVNYSDVNYLRLVRHLQFAIERVKSGELVVEPKKLAEVLKEEYPLCYNVAWKLIKVMQQTLQLPVYHAEAVYLTLHLQRLSTKTEL
- a CDS encoding YjcZ family sporulation protein; the protein is MCGYGGVAPGYGYGGGGFGSGFALIVVLFILLIIVLGTLAFVSY
- a CDS encoding PAS domain S-box protein; its protein translation is MNIKNLYKLAFESAGIAMAIYDCQGEVGIPLAINDAFCKFLGYTREELCCKTVEEISHPDDYKRDLHKISCLLTGHIDEIATEKRYIHKSGRIVWGELKGILQRNEDKSPQFAIVQIHDITHRKSIEKELLESKEKYETLIQDSLQAFYVVRDEKVIFVNPAGCELSGFSKEEIIGSNIYDYFTKDRVELAEYNYNQLLMGNSYTNEEQIVITNKGERVIEYTATKTVYEEEEAIQVIARDITERKKYEEMLVKSEKLALVGKLAAGVAHEIRNPLTTIKGFTQLFQMTKEYNEQHAAIMMNELSTVETIIDEFLSLAKTKSTSSFEMNDLHSIINRAITLVKTNTDLHNIELGAQFDETIPLVECEDEMLIQVFTNIIQNAIESMDTGFITMSTHRKNDIVTVAVVDNGCGIPKDRLKNLGEPFYSTKEKGTGLGLMISYKIIEQHKGQMSFYSNPGEGTRVEIILPIKQKNIGQINDKLL